The following proteins come from a genomic window of Verrucomicrobiota bacterium:
- a CDS encoding metallophosphoesterase family protein, whose translation MKIGVISDTHGYLDPQILKLFSDVDHILHAGDIGTPRIIFELEQIAPVTAVLGNTDSDISFNEIEMVQLQGRRFLLHHIVDPRAPGDIIKQRILREKPDVVVFGHTHKPFNQVIGKTLYFNPGYAGKQRFNLERSIAILHCDPDSIHAELAKL comes from the coding sequence ATGAAAATTGGCGTCATCTCCGACACCCACGGCTATCTCGATCCACAAATCCTGAAACTGTTCTCCGACGTTGACCACATCCTGCACGCCGGCGACATTGGCACGCCTCGCATCATTTTTGAACTGGAGCAAATCGCGCCCGTGACGGCTGTCCTTGGAAATACGGACAGCGACATCAGCTTCAACGAAATTGAGATGGTTCAACTCCAAGGACGTAGATTTCTACTGCATCACATCGTCGATCCGCGCGCTCCCGGTGACATCATCAAGCAACGCATCCTCCGCGAAAAGCCGGACGTAGTGGTGTTTGGTCATACTCACAAACCGTTCAATCAAGTGATCGGCAAGACGCTCTACTTCAACCCGGGCTACGCCGGCAAGCAGCGCTTCAACCTGGAACGCAGCATCGCCATCTTGCATTGTGATCCGGACAGCATCCACGCTGAGCTTGCGAAGTTGTGA
- a CDS encoding alcohol dehydrogenase catalytic domain-containing protein: MFVIPKTMRAVVYRGPNDLRVETVPVPRIQGGELLVKVAACGVCPTDIKKIQYGTVPPPRIFGHETAGTIVRVGARVKGFHIGDRVALHHHIPCLECHACRHHSFAQCARYKRTGITAGFESAGGGYAEYVRVMPFVLPGVVKIPSRNSFAEGAMLEPVNTILKAINRLNLLPGDTVLVAGQGPIGLMFTRLLRLRRVNVIASDLLNPRLQLAEKFGARWTFNAGKAEHPLTRLRHPLPRGGGEGWGEGAVRQSVPPRFVSEPDASGALTQLTKKITHGRGLDAAIIAVPSDAVAQQAMQLVRCGGQMLLFAHTRRGPPTAVDLTTVCVDEKDLLGSYSADFTLQKKVAQLVFSRRLDVRPLITHQFPLAQTAAAIDLAAHPTTESLKVLVGDDVRRL; this comes from the coding sequence GTGTTCGTCATTCCCAAAACCATGCGCGCCGTCGTCTATCGCGGACCCAATGATCTGCGCGTCGAGACCGTCCCCGTACCGCGCATCCAGGGCGGTGAACTGTTGGTAAAGGTCGCAGCGTGCGGTGTCTGCCCCACCGACATCAAAAAAATTCAGTACGGCACCGTCCCGCCGCCGCGCATCTTCGGCCATGAAACCGCCGGCACCATTGTGCGCGTCGGCGCGCGCGTGAAAGGTTTTCACATTGGCGACCGCGTTGCGTTGCATCACCATATTCCATGTCTGGAATGTCACGCCTGCCGCCATCATTCCTTTGCCCAATGCGCACGGTACAAGCGCACTGGCATCACCGCCGGCTTTGAATCGGCGGGCGGTGGTTACGCCGAATATGTGCGCGTGATGCCATTCGTGCTCCCCGGCGTCGTCAAGATTCCGTCGCGCAATTCGTTTGCCGAAGGCGCCATGCTCGAACCGGTGAACACCATCCTCAAGGCCATCAACCGTTTGAACCTGCTGCCGGGCGACACGGTTCTGGTGGCGGGACAGGGACCCATCGGGTTGATGTTCACGCGCCTGCTGCGACTGCGACGCGTAAACGTAATCGCGAGTGATTTGTTGAACCCTCGTTTGCAACTCGCGGAAAAATTCGGCGCGCGCTGGACCTTTAACGCAGGGAAAGCCGAACATCCCCTCACCCGACTTCGTCACCCTCTCCCCCGCGGAGGGGGAGAGGGTTGGGGTGAGGGGGCGGTTCGACAATCGGTTCCGCCGAGGTTCGTGAGTGAACCTGATGCGAGCGGTGCATTGACGCAACTCACAAAGAAAATCACCCACGGTCGCGGCCTCGACGCCGCGATCATCGCCGTGCCTTCGGATGCAGTGGCGCAGCAAGCGATGCAACTGGTCCGGTGCGGTGGACAGATGCTCCTCTTCGCCCACACGCGTCGCGGCCCCCCGACCGCTGTTGATCTCACCACGGTGTGCGTTGATGAAAAGGATTTGCTCGGCAGTTACTCAGCCGACTTCACGTTGCAAAAAAAAGTTGCTCAACTGGTCTTTTCCCGGCGGCTCGACGTGCGTCCGCTCATCACTCACCAATTTCCATTGGCGCAAACCGCCGCTGCCATCGATCTGGCCGCCCATCCGACAACCGAGTCACTGAAAGTTTTGGTAGGAGACGACGTGAGGAGACTCTGA
- a CDS encoding GxxExxY protein, producing the protein MKTEILYKEESYKIVGACFEVYREKGCGFLEQVYQECMEIELRLQGVSFVPKKPLALEYKNCPLRSTYEPDFICHDRIVLELQAVTELTDEHRAQVQNYLKATRLKLGLLVNFGHYPKAQVERIVAERGRYYHNRENS; encoded by the coding sequence ATGAAAACAGAAATTCTCTACAAGGAGGAAAGCTACAAAATTGTCGGTGCGTGCTTCGAGGTTTATCGCGAGAAAGGCTGCGGATTCCTGGAGCAGGTTTATCAGGAGTGCATGGAGATCGAACTGCGATTGCAGGGTGTTTCTTTCGTGCCAAAGAAACCGCTCGCACTGGAATACAAAAATTGCCCGCTGCGCTCAACCTACGAGCCGGACTTCATCTGCCACGACAGGATCGTCCTCGAACTGCAAGCCGTGACCGAACTCACGGATGAACACCGCGCCCAAGTTCAGAATTATCTCAAGGCCACGCGACTGAAATTGGGATTGCTCGTGAACTTCGGGCATTATCCGAAGGCGCAGGTGGAACGTATCGTGGCCGAGAGAGGCCGATACTACCACAACCGGGAGAACTCTTAA
- a CDS encoding RluA family pseudouridine synthase, translating into MKELFSPAAPTSMDKLFELLHEDCNLLVVNKPAGLVCHPTKGDVYSSLISRVRLYLGAEFDLHLINRLDRETSGIVLVAKNSPVALELRRIWESRSVQKEYLAIVHGHVTGEQGTVDVPLGKDEQSCIAIKDCVRPDGATSQTDFFVERRFTRAEGGFTFLRVLPRTGRKHQIRIHLAHLGHPIVGDKMYGGDEDLYLALVEDRLTPEQRRRLMLPHHGLHASALKFRWREQRLEFSCEPEPWFREFLIGQPPPGAG; encoded by the coding sequence ATGAAGGAACTCTTTTCGCCGGCGGCGCCGACGTCAATGGACAAACTGTTTGAACTCCTGCACGAGGATTGCAACTTGCTGGTCGTCAACAAACCGGCGGGCCTTGTCTGCCACCCGACCAAAGGCGACGTTTATTCGAGCCTGATCAGCCGGGTGCGCCTTTATCTGGGCGCGGAGTTCGACTTGCACCTGATCAATCGTCTGGACCGTGAAACCAGCGGCATTGTGCTCGTGGCCAAAAACTCACCTGTCGCGCTGGAACTGAGAAGAATTTGGGAGAGCCGCTCCGTGCAAAAGGAATACCTCGCCATCGTGCACGGCCATGTGACCGGCGAACAAGGCACGGTGGACGTGCCGCTGGGCAAGGATGAACAAAGCTGCATCGCGATCAAGGATTGTGTCCGACCCGACGGCGCTACATCGCAAACCGATTTTTTTGTGGAACGCCGTTTCACACGGGCGGAGGGCGGTTTTACGTTCCTGCGAGTGTTGCCGCGCACTGGCCGCAAACACCAGATCCGTATCCATCTGGCGCACCTTGGCCATCCCATCGTGGGCGACAAGATGTACGGTGGCGATGAAGATCTGTATCTGGCGCTGGTGGAGGATCGCCTCACGCCGGAACAACGCCGGCGGTTGATGCTGCCACATCACGGGCTGCACGCGAGCGCGTTGAAATTTCGGTGGCGTGAGCAGCGCCTCGAGTTTTCGTGCGAGCCGGAGCCGTGGTTTCGGGAGTTCTTGATTGGGCAGCCGCCACCGGGCGCGGGTTGA
- a CDS encoding HNH endonuclease, which yields MASFLNQHVLVLNRLWQAVSICTTRRALTLLFAGHAQVVLGDQDGSFQTFNFSEWQDLSQREPHPESIHTVSFRIRVPRVILLVMFDRLPKKEVKFTRHNIFERDQNKCQYCGEVFDRKDLNLDHVIPRDRGGPTTWENIVCSCVQCNTHKANRTPMEAGLHLIRKPKRPKWRPFVQINLGLHQHDSWKHFIDLAYWNVELGEDVR from the coding sequence ATGGCGTCGTTTTTGAACCAACATGTCTTGGTGCTCAATCGCCTCTGGCAGGCGGTGAGCATTTGCACCACCCGGCGCGCTCTGACATTGCTGTTTGCCGGTCATGCGCAAGTCGTGCTCGGCGATCAGGACGGCTCCTTTCAAACCTTCAACTTCAGCGAGTGGCAGGACTTGTCGCAACGCGAGCCGCACCCGGAAAGCATCCACACTGTCTCATTCAGGATCCGCGTGCCGCGCGTCATCTTGCTCGTCATGTTCGACCGGCTGCCCAAAAAGGAAGTCAAGTTCACGCGCCATAACATTTTCGAGCGGGACCAGAACAAATGCCAGTATTGCGGCGAGGTGTTTGATCGCAAGGATTTGAACCTGGATCATGTGATTCCGCGCGACCGCGGCGGCCCGACGACGTGGGAGAACATCGTTTGCTCCTGCGTCCAGTGTAACACCCACAAGGCCAATCGCACGCCGATGGAGGCGGGGCTGCACCTCATCCGCAAGCCGAAACGGCCCAAGTGGCGTCCGTTCGTCCAGATCAACCTGGGATTGCACCAACACGACAGTTGGAAGCATTTCATCGATCTGGCCTATTGGAACGTGGAGCTGGGCGAGGATGTTCGTTGA
- a CDS encoding four helix bundle protein — protein sequence MAEIIRSFRDLRVYQAMFGLQQNIFEISKAWPREEQYALTDQVRRSSRSVGANLAESWAKRMYPLHFLSKLTDADGELQETSHWLSSALACKYLVNREQEDLQARIDHVGKMLGKMISMPEKFAIKK from the coding sequence ATGGCGGAAATCATTCGTTCGTTTCGGGACTTACGGGTTTATCAAGCGATGTTTGGACTCCAGCAGAACATTTTTGAAATCTCCAAAGCCTGGCCGCGAGAAGAGCAGTACGCGCTCACCGACCAGGTCCGGCGCTCGTCTCGTTCCGTTGGGGCTAATCTGGCTGAGTCGTGGGCGAAGCGGATGTACCCTTTGCACTTTCTCAGCAAGCTGACTGACGCTGACGGAGAACTGCAAGAAACTTCACATTGGCTGTCTTCTGCTCTGGCGTGCAAGTATCTTGTGAACAGAGAGCAGGAGGATTTACAGGCGAGAATCGATCATGTCGGGAAGATGCTGGGCAAAATGATTTCCATGCCGGAAAAATTCGCCATAAAAAAATGA
- a CDS encoding PEP-CTERM sorting domain-containing protein: MKKTIIASVIGIAASVATVSSSYGQGHTLFDNYNAAPYMNVRYNGTPTGNSGIHVDLAYFIGTTSDPTALTPLGLSVPLNGSLTALGQPGYWNGVAVDIPGYTSGAVTFQVLAWDTATGATYGAATARGASFLWQEASLATGLSPAATWAGLPGPNGGELVNVVVPEPSTFALIGLGTGVLLFFRRRK, encoded by the coding sequence ATGAAAAAAACAATCATTGCGTCAGTAATTGGGATCGCAGCTTCGGTCGCAACGGTGTCCTCTTCCTATGGTCAGGGGCATACGCTTTTCGACAATTACAATGCCGCGCCCTACATGAATGTGCGGTACAACGGAACACCTACTGGTAACAGCGGCATTCACGTTGATCTTGCGTATTTTATTGGCACTACCAGCGATCCAACAGCACTGACACCCTTGGGTCTTTCGGTTCCACTCAACGGGAGTCTCACTGCCTTGGGGCAACCAGGGTATTGGAATGGTGTGGCTGTAGATATTCCGGGCTACACCTCAGGGGCGGTCACGTTCCAAGTTTTGGCATGGGATACCGCAACAGGGGCAACGTATGGTGCTGCCACTGCTCGAGGTGCCTCGTTCCTCTGGCAGGAAGCCTCCCTTGCAACAGGACTATCACCTGCGGCTACTTGGGCTGGTCTCCCTGGTCCAAACGGTGGAGAGTTGGTGAACGTTGTTGTGCCTGAGCCGTCCACGTTCGCGTTGATCGGCCTCGGCACTGGCGTGCTGTTGTTCTTCCGCCGCCGCAAATAA
- a CDS encoding sulfotransferase, producing MRVSKTACAGDLGIYPFAATMKLKRQRLVSQSTLSRMLQTAEEAWKRREFRQCIGILERASRLDPANSEILLQLGRVHGLCYDYAAAENCFEKAVRVAPNKTETLAAAGLQSRDFRSYGMAERFFQRAVEQKNAAPETLINLAELYERLRRLEDAARLVDHALQLDGACASELLARARLERQTGRPAEAEKLLRSFLPNAEQTIRIRGWYELGALLDRQGRYDEAMTAFLEAKALLRPDAAPYAAGLRLLRARLKEMTANISVDMLQRWLDLSQAFQPLRRLALLCGHPRSGTTLLEQVLDSHAEIVSAEETEIFHDDAYVPLTRSLPEGTLMLSVLESAQTSALQQSRANYFRSMELSLGNPIAGRLLVDKNPSLTFLIPALIRVFPETKFLLALRDPRDVCLSCFMQPFVPLGQTTSAYLSLESTVEEYAHLMGIWRTLAPLLPSPYLEVRYEDMVEDLESVARRVLEFLDVPWDARVLGFDEHARQKLVRSPTYADVVKPVFKTAVGRWRNYQKYLEPHLEKLAPFVKAFGYDE from the coding sequence ATGCGGGTTTCAAAGACTGCTTGCGCCGGCGACCTTGGCATTTATCCTTTCGCCGCGACCATGAAATTGAAGCGACAACGGTTGGTTTCTCAAAGCACTCTGTCCCGGATGCTCCAGACCGCCGAGGAGGCTTGGAAACGCAGGGAGTTCCGGCAGTGCATCGGGATTCTGGAACGCGCCAGCCGGCTGGACCCGGCCAATTCCGAGATCCTGCTGCAATTGGGCCGCGTTCATGGTTTGTGTTACGATTACGCGGCTGCCGAAAATTGCTTTGAGAAAGCGGTTCGAGTGGCACCAAACAAAACAGAAACACTCGCGGCAGCAGGACTACAATCGCGCGATTTTCGCAGCTATGGAATGGCGGAGCGTTTTTTCCAGCGGGCGGTGGAGCAAAAAAACGCAGCGCCAGAGACCCTCATCAACCTTGCGGAGCTCTACGAACGACTCCGCCGTCTGGAAGATGCCGCCAGACTGGTAGATCACGCGCTGCAATTGGACGGGGCTTGCGCGTCGGAGTTGCTCGCGCGCGCGCGACTGGAACGCCAGACGGGGCGGCCGGCCGAAGCGGAGAAACTGCTCCGATCTTTTCTGCCAAATGCCGAGCAGACCATACGCATCCGCGGCTGGTATGAACTGGGTGCGCTGTTAGACCGCCAGGGGCGTTACGACGAAGCCATGACGGCATTTCTCGAGGCCAAGGCGCTGTTGCGTCCTGACGCAGCCCCGTACGCCGCCGGACTGCGATTACTCCGTGCGCGCTTGAAGGAGATGACTGCCAACATCTCTGTGGACATGCTGCAGCGGTGGCTTGATTTGAGTCAGGCATTTCAACCACTGCGCCGGTTGGCCCTGCTTTGTGGCCATCCGCGTTCCGGGACTACCCTGCTGGAACAGGTGCTGGATTCACACGCCGAGATCGTCTCGGCTGAGGAGACGGAGATTTTCCACGATGATGCATACGTTCCACTGACGCGCAGTTTGCCGGAGGGCACGCTCATGCTCAGCGTTCTGGAATCGGCCCAAACCAGCGCGTTGCAGCAATCGCGTGCGAATTATTTCCGGTCCATGGAATTGTCGCTTGGCAATCCCATCGCCGGGCGGCTGTTGGTTGATAAAAACCCCTCGCTCACTTTTTTGATTCCTGCGCTCATCCGCGTCTTTCCTGAAACCAAATTCCTCTTGGCGCTGCGCGACCCGCGCGATGTCTGCCTGAGCTGTTTCATGCAGCCGTTCGTCCCCCTCGGTCAGACCACTTCAGCCTATTTGAGCTTGGAGAGCACCGTTGAAGAATATGCACATCTGATGGGTATCTGGAGAACGTTAGCGCCCCTGCTGCCAAGCCCTTATTTGGAAGTGAGGTACGAAGACATGGTGGAGGATTTGGAATCCGTGGCGCGGCGGGTGTTGGAGTTTCTCGATGTCCCGTGGGACGCCCGCGTGTTGGGCTTCGACGAGCACGCGCGGCAAAAGCTGGTGCGATCGCCGACTTACGCGGACGTGGTGAAACCCGTGTTCAAAACCGCCGTCGGCCGCTGGCGAAATTACCAGAAATACCTCGAACCTCATCTGGAAAAGCTGGCGCCGTTTGTGAAGGCGTTCGGCTATGACGAATGA
- a CDS encoding four helix bundle protein, producing MFNFEKLDVWHEAIDFADTVYSITRTFPEDERFGLTNQMRRASAEKQSRMLSPSSEAETTDFADDTDNESIPFVWLCTDPPCSRTAAAGRFGEFRVEVPLHPCHPCHPWFSLPVFGLSGLRKSLLENRS from the coding sequence ATGTTTAACTTTGAAAAACTGGATGTATGGCACGAGGCCATCGATTTTGCGGACACAGTTTATTCAATAACGCGAACCTTTCCCGAAGATGAACGATTCGGCCTGACCAATCAAATGCGACGCGCCTCCGCCGAGAAACAGAGTCGAATGCTAAGCCCGAGTTCCGAAGCTGAAACCACGGATTTTGCGGATGATACGGATAATGAAAGCATTCCGTTCGTGTGGCTCTGTACGGACCCGCCGTGCTCGCGCACCGCCGCGGCAGGTCGATTCGGGGAGTTCCGTGTAGAAGTTCCTCTTCATCCGTGCCATCCGTGTCATCCGTGGTTCTCCCTCCCGGTTTTCGGGTTAAGTGGCTTAAGAAAATCGTTGCTGGAAAATCGCAGTTGA
- a CDS encoding GYD domain-containing protein, with protein MPQYVSLLRFIEQKARTINKSTERDHDLHKLAANAGVKIESQYWPMGESDGVLTLRADSEQQVLHLLKGLVSLDHVHAGALQALVYSEATSTLAPGTVSH; from the coding sequence ATGCCTCAATACGTCAGTCTGCTCCGCTTCATTGAACAGAAGGCCAGGACCATCAACAAATCGACCGAGCGCGACCATGACTTGCACAAGCTGGCCGCAAATGCCGGTGTCAAAATCGAAAGCCAGTATTGGCCGATGGGCGAAAGCGACGGCGTGTTGACGCTGCGCGCCGACAGCGAACAGCAAGTGTTGCATCTGCTTAAAGGCCTGGTCTCGCTTGACCATGTGCATGCCGGAGCCTTGCAGGCCCTGGTGTATTCGGAAGCGACTTCGACTCTGGCACCTGGAACCGTGAGCCATTGA
- a CDS encoding type II toxin-antitoxin system RelE/ParE family toxin, producing the protein MKTSFRESFDADLSDIRDPALLRRIRKVIEQVEAVRTFLQIPNLKRLEATGKYYRIRVGNYRVGFVFERGAVTFVRCLHRKEIYRYFP; encoded by the coding sequence GTGAAGACCTCTTTCCGCGAATCCTTCGACGCGGACCTGTCCGATATTAGAGACCCCGCATTGCTTCGCCGGATCAGGAAAGTCATCGAGCAAGTAGAAGCCGTCCGAACCTTCCTGCAGATTCCCAACCTCAAGCGTCTGGAAGCGACTGGCAAGTACTACCGCATTCGCGTGGGCAATTACCGCGTCGGTTTTGTTTTCGAGCGCGGTGCGGTGACGTTTGTGCGTTGCCTACATCGCAAGGAAATCTACCGCTACTTCCCTTGA
- a CDS encoding fused MFS/spermidine synthase, with protein sequence MQSRNRGGMVLALFFCSGATALVYEVVWSKFLSQMFGSTIYAQTVVLAAFMGGLALGNRLFGRWADRLAQPVATYGFLEIIIGVYAFCFPTFDRMADAAFVSLGTHIAERAGLLLVLKGVLSAALLLGPTILMGGTLPLLAAWLQKSSTDPGRRSARFYSVNSLGAVAGSALAGFWLVQSFGMVATLQITAAVNVMVGVSAVLLSRLSLSNELRQVESKTSTETDAASPGTLRWAGVIVAMTGAVSMGLEVLSSRSLALIFGSSLQSFAVVLIAFILGIGLGSAWIASPRRRGRSSEGVIVLLLCLAAAWVAVLVFNIERWVDFYRIARTGLGRTEVGYVYHQLLTTGIALVILGVPAAGIGAVLPLMIRAVSAEGAPLGAKVGALLTWNTLGAVVGTLFTGFILMPQVGLRNAFAVLALVLGLVALIVALRRRWRAGIIGSMGVCAFVGSLFIFGGEGWRYVMSSGVFRVWEMKFEPRLMPMRKEHMKILFYEDGPDATVSVEEVDGIIGPAEIGLRINGKPDAGTQVDVCNQLLLAHLPMLVRPGAKDVFVLGLASGMTAGAVLAYPVEHLDVADNCEPVIQASKLFADWNRHVLSDPRTHLWREDARTVLKLRPQLYDVIITEPSNPWTVGVGSVFSREFYELAASRLKPGGIMTQWFHVYETHDDIVNMVLRTFSSVFPFVEMWDTGVGDIVMLGALQPWPTGPEVFRQGFAIDRVATDMGMLDIRSPEALLARQLASQRTGFAIAGPGPMQSDLFPVLEYAAPRAFYIGVGSRMLDRFDERTRQQLLAPPEKRAALHSLPAVSAQLLFSTFSTVNGELFGCVFGNPSSANVPCVFQTRQPAPPPGGSGTALDQAARAFEAGALDPAAQLAALAWKQNPADPMAGYMSRVIEREKQLRQASGNARAQR encoded by the coding sequence ATGCAATCACGAAACCGCGGCGGGATGGTGCTGGCGCTGTTCTTCTGTTCGGGCGCAACCGCGCTGGTCTATGAAGTGGTCTGGTCGAAATTCTTATCGCAGATGTTCGGCAGCACCATCTACGCACAGACGGTGGTGCTGGCCGCGTTCATGGGCGGACTGGCGCTGGGCAACCGCCTGTTCGGTCGTTGGGCGGATCGTCTCGCGCAGCCGGTGGCCACCTATGGATTTCTGGAAATCATCATCGGTGTTTACGCGTTTTGCTTCCCAACCTTTGACCGGATGGCGGATGCAGCCTTCGTCTCGCTCGGAACTCACATAGCCGAACGCGCGGGATTACTGCTGGTATTGAAAGGTGTGTTGAGCGCGGCACTTCTACTTGGGCCGACGATTCTGATGGGCGGCACGTTGCCGTTGCTGGCGGCGTGGTTGCAAAAATCCTCCACTGATCCTGGACGCCGCTCGGCGCGCTTTTACTCGGTGAACAGCCTTGGTGCCGTCGCCGGATCGGCGCTCGCCGGATTCTGGCTCGTGCAAAGCTTCGGCATGGTGGCAACGTTGCAAATCACCGCGGCGGTCAACGTCATGGTCGGCGTCAGCGCGGTTTTGTTGAGCCGGCTCAGCTTGTCGAATGAGCTCCGGCAGGTTGAATCCAAAACTTCGACCGAAACCGACGCCGCGTCGCCGGGAACATTGCGTTGGGCCGGAGTGATCGTCGCGATGACTGGTGCGGTTTCGATGGGGCTGGAAGTATTGTCGTCGCGCTCGTTGGCGCTGATTTTCGGCTCGTCGCTGCAATCGTTCGCGGTGGTGTTGATCGCGTTCATCCTCGGCATCGGCTTGGGCAGCGCGTGGATTGCCTCGCCGCGGCGGCGCGGGCGTTCGAGCGAAGGCGTGATTGTCTTGTTGCTCTGCCTGGCGGCGGCGTGGGTGGCGGTGCTGGTGTTCAACATCGAACGCTGGGTGGATTTCTATCGAATTGCGCGCACCGGACTGGGTCGAACGGAAGTGGGTTATGTCTATCACCAGTTGCTTACGACTGGCATCGCGTTGGTGATCCTTGGCGTCCCGGCGGCGGGGATCGGGGCGGTGTTGCCATTGATGATCCGGGCCGTTTCGGCGGAAGGGGCGCCGCTGGGCGCGAAAGTTGGCGCCTTGCTCACCTGGAACACGCTCGGGGCGGTCGTCGGCACGCTGTTCACGGGTTTCATTCTGATGCCGCAGGTGGGATTACGGAATGCCTTTGCCGTGCTGGCTTTGGTGCTGGGTCTGGTGGCACTGATTGTGGCTTTGCGACGCCGCTGGCGAGCGGGGATCATTGGTTCGATGGGCGTCTGCGCATTCGTCGGATCGCTTTTCATCTTTGGCGGTGAAGGCTGGCGCTATGTGATGAGTTCAGGGGTGTTTCGCGTGTGGGAAATGAAATTTGAACCCCGGTTGATGCCCATGCGGAAAGAACACATGAAAATCCTGTTTTACGAGGACGGGCCGGACGCAACCGTGTCCGTGGAAGAGGTGGATGGCATCATTGGCCCGGCGGAAATTGGTTTGCGCATCAACGGCAAGCCGGACGCCGGAACGCAGGTGGACGTCTGCAACCAATTGCTCCTGGCCCATCTTCCGATGCTGGTGCGACCGGGAGCGAAAGATGTTTTTGTGCTGGGCCTTGCCTCGGGCATGACGGCCGGAGCCGTGCTGGCTTATCCCGTCGAGCATCTGGACGTGGCGGATAATTGTGAACCAGTCATCCAGGCGTCCAAACTGTTCGCCGACTGGAACCGACATGTGCTCAGCGATCCGCGCACCCACTTGTGGCGGGAAGACGCGCGCACCGTGCTCAAGCTCCGTCCGCAGCTATACGATGTGATCATCACCGAGCCGTCGAATCCATGGACGGTCGGCGTCGGCAGTGTGTTCAGCCGTGAGTTTTACGAACTCGCCGCGAGCCGTCTGAAACCCGGCGGCATCATGACCCAATGGTTTCATGTCTATGAAACGCATGACGACATTGTGAACATGGTCTTGCGCACCTTTAGTTCGGTGTTCCCATTTGTGGAAATGTGGGATACGGGGGTTGGTGACATCGTGATGTTGGGCGCACTGCAACCGTGGCCCACCGGGCCGGAGGTATTTCGGCAGGGTTTCGCGATCGACCGTGTGGCGACGGACATGGGGATGCTGGATATTCGTTCTCCGGAAGCGTTGCTCGCGCGTCAACTGGCCTCTCAGCGGACCGGCTTCGCCATTGCGGGCCCTGGGCCGATGCAAAGCGATCTTTTCCCGGTGCTGGAATACGCCGCGCCGCGGGCTTTCTACATCGGCGTCGGTTCCCGGATGCTGGATCGTTTTGATGAGCGGACGCGTCAGCAGCTTCTCGCGCCGCCGGAAAAACGCGCGGCGCTGCATTCGTTGCCGGCGGTCAGCGCGCAACTCTTGTTCAGCACCTTCTCGACGGTGAACGGGGAACTGTTCGGCTGCGTCTTCGGCAATCCCTCCAGCGCGAACGTGCCGTGTGTTTTCCAGACGCGGCAGCCGGCGCCGCCACCGGGAGGGTCCGGAACTGCGTTGGACCAGGCTGCGAGGGCGTTTGAGGCGGGGGCTTTGGATCCGGCCGCACAACTGGCGGCGCTGGCCTGGAAACAGAATCCGGCTGACCCGATGGCCGGCTATATGTCTCGTGTCATCGAGCGTGAGAAACAATTGCGACAAGCCAGCGGCAACGCCCGCGCGCAGCGGTGA